The region GGACAAGGAGGTCGCCGACTGGGTCGCGCGCGAGAGCTCCTTCACCGACGACTATCTCAAGACGCTGCCGCAGCGCGACTGGTTCGCGGGCCGGGTCAGGTCGCTGCTCGACTTCGAGCGCTTCAGCCTCCCTGAGAAGGCGGGCAAGCGCTACTTCTACACGCGCAATTCGGGCCTGCTCAATCAGGCGCAGCTCTTCGTGCGCGAGGGGCTCAAGGGCGAGCCGCGCCTGCTGATCGATCCCAATGCCTGGGCCAAGGACGGGGCCACCGCGCTAAGCGACTGGGTGCCCTCGCACGAGGGCTCGTTCCTGCTCTTCAGCATACAGGACGGGGGCAGCGACTGGCGCGTGCTCCACGTGCTCGACGTCAAGACCGGCAAGGTGCTCGAGGACGAAATCCGCTGGGTCAAGTTCTCAGGCCTCGCCTGGGTCGGCGAGGAGGGCTTCCTCTACTCGCGCTATCCCGCACCCGGCGAGGGCGAGACCTTCCAGGAACGCAACTACAACCAGACCGTCTACTTCCACCGCCTCGGCACCGCGCAGGACGAGGACACGGTGGTCTACCGCACGCCCGATCACCCCGAGTACAACCATGTCGCACAGGTCACGCAGGACGGGCGCTGGGCGATCGTGACCAGCTCGGTCGGCACCGATGCGCGCTACGAGGTCCACGCCATCGACCTGAAGGCGAAGGACTGGACGCCGCGTCCGGTCGTGACCGGCTTCAGCGATGCCTGGGATCTCGTCGAAGGGGTCGGCAACCGCCTCTGGTTCGTCACCAACGAGGATGCACCGCGCAAGCGGCTCGTCGAGGTCGATCTCGGCAAGGCCGAGCCGGTCTTCTCCGAGGTCGTGCCCCAGCGCGAGGACATTCTCGAGCGCGCGGGCATCGTCGGCGACAGGCTGGTGCTCAACTACATGCACGATGCCGCGAGCCGCGCGGTGATCGTCGGGCTCGACGGCAAGACGCCCAAGGAGCTGACCCTCAACGGCATCGGCACCGCGTCAGGTTTCTCGGGCAAGCCGGGCGATCCCGAGACCTTCTACGCCTTCACCAGCTTCAACCGCCCGGCCTCGATCTTCCGCATGGACATCCGCACCGGCAAGTCCGAGCCCTTCGCCGAGCCGGAGATGGACTTCGACCCCGAGGACTTCCTCGTCGAGCAGCGCTTCTACACCTCGAAGGACGGGACGCGCGTGCCGATGTTCGTGGTGCGCCGCAAGGACGTGGCGGCGAGCGGCAAGGCGGTGCCGACGCTCCTCTACGGCTATGGCGGTTTCGACATCGCGCTGACGCCCGGCTTCTCGGCCTCGCGGCTTGCCTGGGTTCAGGCGGGCGGCGCCTATGCGCTGGCGAACCTGCGCGGCGGGGGCGAGTACGGGCGGGCCTGGCACGATGCCGGACGGCGCGAGAACAAGCAGAACGTGTTCGACGACTTCATCGCTGCGGGCGAGTATCTCAAGGCCGAGGGCATCACCAGCAAGGATGGCCTGGGTATCCAGGGCGGTTCGAACGGCGGGTTGCTCGTCGGCGCGGTGACCAACCAGCGCCCCGACCTCTTCGCCGCCGCGGTGCCGCAGGTGGGCGTGATGGACATGCTGCGCTTCGACCGCTTCACCGCCGGACGCTACTGGGTCGACGACTACGGCTATCCCGACAAGGAGGCCGACTTCCGCATCCTGCGCAGCTATTCGCCCTACCACAACGTGCGCGCGGGCGAGGACTACCCCGCAATCCTCGTCACCACCGCCGATACCGACGACCGCGTGGTGCCCGGCCACTCGTTCAAGTATGCCGCCGCGATCCAGCACGCGGACCTTGGCGACAAGCCGCACCTCATCCGCATCGAGACGCGCGCGGGCCACGGTTCGGGCAAGCCTACCGACAAGGTGATCGAGGAATCGGCGGACATCCTCTCGTTCCTCGCGCAGTGGACAGGGCTCGAGGTTCCGCAGGACTGAGCCGGGTTCGGGGCCGGAGCCATGGGCGTGCCGGTGCTATCGTCGCACTAGTGCACGCTCTCGGTTCATCGACGCGACAGCGCGGCCCGTCTATGCCATGATCCATGCTGACGGCGCGGACAGTGCGCGCCGAGGATGGACACGAGACATGATGCGGTTCCTGCGTTCGCGTACGAGTACCCTCTTGGCGGCCACGGCCGTGCTGGCGATGAGCGCCACGCCTGCGCTTGCCCGGGGCCGCCATGGCCCGCCGCGCCATCATCACCATCACCGCGGCGGATCGGGTGCGGGCGACCTGCTCGCGGGGCTGCTCGTGATCGGCGGCATCGCGGCGATCGCGAGCAACATTTCGGCCCGGCAGGCGCCGCGCGAGGCTCCCTACGAGCCCGACGGCCCCTATGGCGCCGACGACGATGCCGGTTACGGCGCCGACTACCCCGGCGCCGACGGCGGCGATGCCTATCGCGGCTCGGCGCGTCCGGCCTATCCCGGCGGGCCCGTTGCGGGTGACGACGAGGGCTACGCCGAGCAGGACTATCCCGAGGACAGCAGCGCCGCCTACGCCGGCTCGCGCGGGCGCGACGGGTCCGATCGCAGCTATGGCGCGGGTTCGGCTTCAGCCAGTTTCGGCATGGCGGTCGACACCTGCAGCGAAGAGATCGAGCGTTCGGGCGAGCGCCGGATCGGCAGCCTCGGCGAAGTGACCAGCCAGAACGGACGCGTCGCGGTCTCGGGGCGCCTGACCGACGGTCGCGGTTTCGCCTGCAGCATCGACGACACCGGCCGCCTGCGTTCGGTCGCGGTCGACGGGCACGCGATGATCTGAGGCGAGGGGGGCGCGGTCGGCAGCCCTGCTCTAGGCAGGGCGCCGATCAGCCCGAGCGGAGAATGGGTCGGTCTTGAACTGCTTGAAAAATTCGGCCTTCCGGTTTCGGCCCATTGCGCGCAGGGTGCCACAATCCTGTCATGGCTAGGCGGCGACGGCATGTTGGCAAGTATGCTCAAGAGCGCTGGCCCAGGCTTCATAATTTGATGGTAGTTCACTTCGGTGAAGACTTCAGCGACGATTACGGGTCGCTTGAAGGTGCTATGAGGGCCGCTACGACCGACGGCTCAGTCGAGCATAGGGAGGCCATTGTTCAAGAGTGGCGCGATTGGAATGCGTGGGAGGGTGTCGAAGAAGACATCAGGCCATTCCTGCACGATGGGTTCAGCGTGGCGGTGTTCTTGCGAAGACCAGTCGATGGCCGCAATCTAATGAACTGGCTTTATGACGAACTGATAGCCGGCATCCGGGCCGATGTCGGCAAGCAATGGCAATGACCGCACCCCACCCATCTTCGTCATTCCCGCGAAGGCGGGAATCCAGACAGCGCAGCGCTTCGCCTCAAGATCAGTGGTCAGAAGCTGCGCGGGTCGCCCATAGGTAATTTTCACCGCGAGGTTGGAGCTGGATTCCCGCCTATGCGGGAATGACGAGGATTGGGGTGCGGAACTGGCATCGGGAACTGGTGTCATGGAAGCTGAACCCAAGGTTCCGCTTTTTGCGCAAATCAGTCCCTCCAGCCCCGCTCAGCCGGAGCCTGTCGAAGGCCCCGAGGTGGGGCGCTGTGGCTCGCATGTTTCGACAAGCTCAGCATGAGCGGAGAATATGCCGGTCCTGAACTGCTTTGAAAATTCGGCCGTCCGGTTTCGGCCCATTGCTGACATCGAGTCTTCTCGGTTAAATAACTCCATGCGCTTGATCATAATTTTCACTTTGACTGGGCTAGTAGCAGGTCTCATCAGCTTTTTTGTTAGTAGGTTCTCTAGCCGCCTAGCTGGTCGGCTAGCGATATTAATGTCTCTGATCAGCGCTCCACTTCTCGCCTACACGGGTTGGTACGCATGGACCGCGAAGGCTGGCGACGATTGGACATGGTGGATGCCTGGGATTGTGATGCTTTCACCTGTATTGGTCGCTTGGGCCATCGGTACGTTCTTCGGGTGGGCCATCGCTCGAACGGGGAAGGCAGGGCCAAAGTAGCGAAGCCAGTCATGTCCGCACCCCACCCAACTTCGTCATT is a window of Novosphingobium aureum DNA encoding:
- a CDS encoding prolyl oligopeptidase family serine peptidase codes for the protein MSKMTYPETRRGDVAETLFGETIADPYRWLENDVREDKEVADWVARESSFTDDYLKTLPQRDWFAGRVRSLLDFERFSLPEKAGKRYFYTRNSGLLNQAQLFVREGLKGEPRLLIDPNAWAKDGATALSDWVPSHEGSFLLFSIQDGGSDWRVLHVLDVKTGKVLEDEIRWVKFSGLAWVGEEGFLYSRYPAPGEGETFQERNYNQTVYFHRLGTAQDEDTVVYRTPDHPEYNHVAQVTQDGRWAIVTSSVGTDARYEVHAIDLKAKDWTPRPVVTGFSDAWDLVEGVGNRLWFVTNEDAPRKRLVEVDLGKAEPVFSEVVPQREDILERAGIVGDRLVLNYMHDAASRAVIVGLDGKTPKELTLNGIGTASGFSGKPGDPETFYAFTSFNRPASIFRMDIRTGKSEPFAEPEMDFDPEDFLVEQRFYTSKDGTRVPMFVVRRKDVAASGKAVPTLLYGYGGFDIALTPGFSASRLAWVQAGGAYALANLRGGGEYGRAWHDAGRRENKQNVFDDFIAAGEYLKAEGITSKDGLGIQGGSNGGLLVGAVTNQRPDLFAAAVPQVGVMDMLRFDRFTAGRYWVDDYGYPDKEADFRILRSYSPYHNVRAGEDYPAILVTTADTDDRVVPGHSFKYAAAIQHADLGDKPHLIRIETRAGHGSGKPTDKVIEESADILSFLAQWTGLEVPQD